From Alphaproteobacteria bacterium, the proteins below share one genomic window:
- a CDS encoding LegC family aminotransferase, whose amino-acid sequence MTHSFNFLSCLKRALPEKHDSLGLHEPFFDGMDADYVAQSVRSGWVSYQGPMVKEFEENLSTYLGGSYVISVVNGTAALFIALKALEIGQGDEVIIPSITFAATANAVHHVGAVPHFVDVSTQTLGIDSVKLDKYLEEIGQLNFEGVFINKKTQRPIKAIIPVHVLGASLNFEELSEVAQKYNLQVVEDAAEALGSNFGQQKLGTIGRLGILSFNGNKIITTGGGGAIVTKDLEMANKIRHIVTTAKIPHAYEFEHDIIGYNFRLPSLNAALGVSQLKKIDALLHKKRTLFETYQRTFKEFEMGEMFDPDVYGKANCWLNAIVLKPECAPFKNEIIESALKEGIALRPLWKPLHMLAMNTSCPRSDCSNAENLYGRVVCLPSSAFLSDV is encoded by the coding sequence ATGACACACTCTTTCAACTTTTTGAGCTGTCTTAAAAGAGCACTCCCTGAAAAACATGATTCCTTAGGCCTACATGAACCCTTCTTTGATGGGATGGATGCTGATTACGTTGCCCAATCTGTCCGTTCAGGATGGGTATCCTATCAAGGGCCGATGGTCAAGGAATTTGAAGAAAATTTATCGACCTATTTAGGAGGTTCTTACGTAATAAGTGTCGTCAATGGAACTGCGGCCCTCTTTATTGCTCTCAAGGCTCTTGAAATTGGACAAGGGGACGAGGTCATTATTCCCTCCATTACCTTTGCAGCTACTGCGAATGCAGTTCACCATGTAGGTGCCGTCCCCCACTTTGTTGATGTTAGTACGCAAACCTTAGGGATCGATTCTGTTAAATTAGATAAATATCTTGAAGAGATTGGCCAATTAAACTTTGAGGGTGTCTTCATTAATAAGAAGACACAGCGACCCATCAAAGCAATAATACCGGTGCATGTTTTAGGGGCTTCCCTCAATTTTGAGGAACTCAGCGAAGTTGCCCAAAAGTATAACTTGCAAGTTGTTGAAGATGCAGCGGAGGCCCTTGGGTCAAATTTCGGGCAACAAAAACTTGGAACCATTGGCCGCTTGGGGATATTAAGTTTTAATGGTAATAAAATTATTACGACTGGTGGCGGGGGAGCCATTGTTACCAAGGATTTAGAAATGGCTAATAAAATACGCCACATCGTAACAACCGCGAAGATACCCCATGCTTACGAGTTCGAGCACGATATAATCGGTTACAATTTCCGTTTACCAAGCTTGAATGCTGCCTTGGGTGTTTCTCAACTGAAAAAAATTGACGCCCTATTGCACAAGAAGCGTACGCTATTCGAAACCTATCAAAGGACATTTAAAGAATTTGAGATGGGGGAGATGTTCGATCCAGATGTTTATGGAAAGGCAAATTGTTGGCTAAATGCTATTGTTCTCAAACCAGAATGTGCCCCTTTCAAAAACGAGATTATTGAGTCCGCCCTCAAAGAAGGCATTGCTCTGAGGCCGCTTTGGAAGCCTCTCCACATGCTCGCAATGAATACTTCATGCCCCCGGTCAGATTGTTCAAATGCCGAGAATCTCTATGGCAGAGTCGTTTGTCTTCCCAGCAGTGCGTTTTTGAGTGATGTCTAA
- a CDS encoding SDR family NAD(P)-dependent oxidoreductase, producing the protein MSKKILVTGADGFIGSHLVDLLVKKGSKVKAFCLYNSFNDIGWLKDLDRSVLKNIEICLGDIRDLDSIKKASNGVECIFHLASLVAIPYSYNAPESYIDTNIKGTFNVLRAALDANVSQVIHTSTSEVYGTAQFVPIPETHPLVGQSPYSASKIGADQMAHSFYCSYGLPVSTVRPFNTYGARQSGRAIIPTIIGQALLNNKTLKLGNTKATRDFSYVTDTVEGMASFLGNEKTFGQTINLGTGVEVSIDDLVSLISELSGVNLSIELDEQRLRPEKSEVERLCSDISKAKDILNWHPKVDLRSGLALTLDWFKNRPAQERASDIGYVI; encoded by the coding sequence ATGAGTAAGAAAATTTTGGTTACCGGCGCGGATGGGTTCATTGGATCACATCTTGTTGATTTATTAGTGAAAAAGGGGAGCAAGGTCAAAGCATTTTGCTTGTATAACTCGTTTAACGATATTGGTTGGTTGAAAGATCTCGATCGTTCTGTTTTAAAAAATATTGAAATATGTTTAGGCGATATAAGAGATTTAGACTCAATCAAGAAAGCAAGCAATGGGGTCGAGTGCATATTTCATCTAGCATCTCTTGTAGCTATCCCCTATTCATATAACGCTCCTGAATCTTACATTGATACAAATATCAAAGGGACCTTCAACGTTTTGAGAGCCGCCTTGGATGCTAACGTTTCTCAAGTTATTCATACTTCTACGAGTGAAGTCTATGGAACTGCTCAATTTGTGCCAATTCCGGAGACTCACCCTTTGGTGGGCCAATCCCCCTACTCAGCTTCTAAAATTGGCGCGGACCAAATGGCGCATTCATTTTATTGCTCATATGGATTGCCAGTATCGACTGTGAGACCTTTTAATACCTATGGTGCAAGACAATCGGGCAGAGCGATAATCCCAACAATTATTGGACAAGCATTGTTAAATAATAAGACATTGAAGCTTGGCAACACAAAGGCGACACGTGACTTTAGTTATGTGACAGACACTGTTGAGGGGATGGCATCCTTCTTGGGTAATGAAAAAACCTTTGGCCAAACCATTAACCTTGGCACAGGCGTTGAGGTTTCCATTGATGATCTTGTAAGTCTTATTTCAGAGCTTTCAGGAGTTAACCTCTCCATTGAGTTAGATGAGCAAAGATTGAGGCCGGAAAAAAGTGAAGTTGAACGGCTTTGTTCAGACATTTCAAAGGCAAAGGACATTTTAAATTGGCACCCAAAAGTTGATTTAAGATCTGGCTTAGCATTAACGCTTGACTGGTTTAAAAATCGCCCCGCCCAAGAAAGAGCAAGTGATATAGGATATGTAATTTAA
- a CDS encoding ABC transporter ATP-binding protein/permease: MSTPSIYSAIQKLRSLLTREEKIKWLGIMGFALVTSLLEVLTATVIVVFAQVLNQPESGQKYLKRLGILQEISPGRVVLYIAMIVGAVYLIKNLVAAAEVFYQNFSIQKMNYHFKNKLLHRYAEADYGFYLTRNSSLGMQVVGGDAEQMFSAGMVSIASIISESIVFLCLISMVIYMNPSLALTIFGIGAIFSVGVAKGVLPRFYRFGLKLQEATGGAHHNLLQFLHAFKEIILLGKREAFINAFEYYSCKKSKILAIQTAVNALPRMVIEILFVGIFVTTIAFLCLEQDSPVEMMGILGGYLYAGFRLMPGLNRMINQLNIFKSVIPCIERVHHEYMTAAAKENYIDVPNFQFKEGIRFNNMSFRYLNTKKYALSDINLEIKKGECVGIVGETGSGKSTLVDLILGLLKPSEGSILVDGKFPVHSYQWHQKIGYVPQSVYLTDDTIEANIAFGEKEVDDSRLDRAIDAAQLRKFMNALPEGAKTIVGERGVRLSGGERQRIAIARALYRNPEVLIFDEATSALDNDTEARLMDTIHAVSQDRTVIMIAHRLSTLKDCDRILEFSGGKCMTNNSELKHSKTENAR, translated from the coding sequence GTGTCAACACCTTCAATTTATTCAGCAATTCAAAAACTCAGATCCCTTCTCACGAGAGAAGAAAAAATTAAATGGTTGGGGATAATGGGATTTGCGCTCGTGACTTCATTGCTCGAAGTGCTGACAGCAACAGTGATCGTTGTATTTGCTCAAGTTTTGAACCAGCCAGAGTCGGGGCAAAAATACTTAAAAAGATTAGGGATTCTTCAGGAAATATCACCAGGCCGGGTAGTTTTGTATATCGCTATGATTGTGGGTGCCGTGTATCTCATCAAAAATTTAGTTGCAGCTGCAGAAGTATTTTACCAAAATTTTTCAATTCAGAAAATGAATTATCACTTTAAAAACAAGCTTCTTCATCGGTATGCTGAGGCCGATTATGGATTTTACCTTACCCGCAATTCGTCCCTTGGTATGCAAGTGGTGGGTGGTGATGCGGAACAGATGTTTTCTGCAGGTATGGTTTCAATTGCAAGTATTATATCAGAAAGCATTGTTTTCTTGTGCCTGATTTCAATGGTTATCTACATGAACCCATCTTTAGCCCTCACAATATTTGGAATTGGGGCAATTTTTTCAGTGGGAGTTGCAAAAGGTGTTCTGCCCCGTTTTTATAGGTTTGGCCTAAAACTACAAGAGGCAACGGGTGGTGCTCATCATAATTTGCTTCAATTTCTTCATGCTTTTAAAGAAATTATCTTGTTGGGGAAGCGAGAAGCATTCATCAATGCTTTTGAGTACTATTCTTGCAAAAAATCAAAAATATTAGCTATTCAAACTGCCGTTAATGCCTTGCCACGGATGGTCATTGAGATCTTATTTGTAGGTATTTTTGTAACAACAATAGCATTCTTGTGCCTGGAACAAGACAGTCCCGTTGAAATGATGGGTATTTTGGGTGGCTATCTTTACGCAGGCTTTCGCCTTATGCCGGGGCTTAATCGCATGATTAATCAGCTTAATATTTTTAAGTCTGTTATTCCTTGTATTGAGCGTGTTCATCATGAATATATGACCGCGGCTGCAAAAGAAAACTACATCGACGTTCCTAACTTTCAGTTTAAGGAAGGAATTCGGTTTAACAATATGAGTTTTAGATATTTAAACACTAAAAAATATGCCCTTTCTGATATCAATCTCGAAATTAAAAAGGGTGAATGTGTTGGTATTGTAGGTGAAACAGGTTCTGGAAAATCTACGCTAGTGGATCTTATTTTAGGCCTCTTAAAGCCCTCTGAAGGGTCTATTCTGGTCGATGGAAAATTTCCTGTTCATTCCTACCAATGGCATCAGAAGATTGGGTACGTCCCGCAAAGCGTCTATCTTACGGATGATACCATTGAGGCTAACATTGCCTTTGGTGAAAAAGAAGTGGATGACTCCCGTCTTGATCGGGCTATTGATGCAGCGCAGCTTCGTAAATTTATGAATGCTCTTCCGGAGGGAGCTAAAACGATTGTGGGGGAGCGAGGTGTTCGATTATCCGGTGGTGAGCGTCAGCGTATTGCTATTGCAAGGGCATTGTATCGCAATCCAGAAGTATTGATATTTGATGAAGCTACCTCAGCGTTAGATAATGATACGGAGGCCCGTTTGATGGATACGATCCATGCTGTTAGCCAAGATCGAACTGTCATTATGATTGCCCACCGGTTATCAACATTAAAGGACTGTGACAGAATATTGGAATTCAGCGGGGGTAAGTGTATGACAAATAATAGCGAACTTAAGCATTCAAAGACGGAGAATGCACGATGA
- a CDS encoding transcriptional activator RfaH: MITWFVAHTHALKECVAKQHLLDQGYEVYLPRFKKIRRHARKVEEVLSPLFPRYIFLGIDLENASWRSVNGTRGVSYLLMTQDSVPARIPSRIIEELRSQEIDDGILPVASLSTFVRGERVRIMEGAFKDHVATYEVLDDKSRVHLLLTFMGREMQMTLPTYAVEAA, encoded by the coding sequence ATGATTACCTGGTTTGTGGCTCATACGCATGCTTTGAAAGAGTGTGTTGCTAAGCAACATTTGCTTGATCAAGGCTACGAGGTGTATTTACCTCGTTTTAAAAAAATTCGCCGCCATGCCCGCAAAGTTGAGGAAGTATTGTCTCCATTATTTCCACGTTATATCTTTTTGGGCATTGATTTGGAAAATGCATCTTGGCGGAGTGTTAATGGAACTCGTGGGGTTTCCTATTTGTTGATGACCCAAGACTCGGTTCCGGCGCGTATTCCCAGTCGTATTATAGAGGAATTGCGTTCACAAGAGATTGATGATGGCATTCTGCCTGTTGCAAGTCTCAGTACTTTTGTAAGGGGTGAGAGAGTGCGTATTATGGAAGGTGCTTTTAAAGATCATGTGGCAACATATGAGGTTTTAGATGATAAAAGTCGGGTTCATCTCTTGCTGACTTTTATGGGAAGAGAAATGCAAATGACTCTTCCAACTTATGCTGTGGAAGCAGCGTAA
- a CDS encoding winged helix-turn-helix transcriptional regulator: MAAFQDTREQTEQKVMVHLLSEIERSPSFTQRGLASELGIALGLMNQYLKHCVTKGWIRASQVSPRRIKYFLTPEGFKEKSYMVKDYLARSMTFFRDARSQCEELLETSKDLGWTNIALVGEGDLADITKLVAQGTGIRVEVVSVNADFQSYDAALITDLMNPQGTYDVLKNKVDYPRLLCLKLLHISKVTP, encoded by the coding sequence ATGGCCGCTTTTCAAGACACACGCGAGCAAACCGAGCAAAAAGTGATGGTGCATCTTCTGAGTGAGATTGAGCGCAGTCCATCTTTTACGCAACGGGGGTTGGCTAGTGAGCTCGGAATTGCTTTGGGGCTTATGAACCAATACTTAAAGCATTGCGTAACGAAAGGTTGGATTCGGGCGTCTCAAGTATCTCCTCGTCGCATCAAATATTTTTTAACCCCTGAAGGATTTAAAGAAAAAAGCTACATGGTGAAGGATTATTTGGCGCGTTCTATGACATTTTTTAGGGATGCTAGATCCCAATGTGAGGAGCTCCTTGAAACAAGCAAAGACCTTGGTTGGACGAACATCGCTCTTGTCGGAGAAGGTGATTTGGCTGATATAACCAAGCTTGTGGCACAAGGTACTGGCATTCGTGTTGAAGTGGTATCCGTGAATGCGGATTTCCAATCTTATGATGCTGCTTTAATCACAGATTTAATGAATCCTCAAGGTACGTATGATGTATTGAAGAACAAGGTCGATTATCCTCGCTTACTCTGCTTAAAACTTCTCCATATTTCAAAGGTGACACCATGA
- a CDS encoding peptide deformylase, with translation MTTTFSKGVSDKPLPDYCTVNLESEQKPPVLIKPSRKLTFPLTLEDLDDIRILEAKYDAEENCAGLAAPQIGIDKQIIVFAAPENPGLKKWRPDFTQTMDKTIWINPSYESVGEDKQEDYEACFSVLEVAGPVKRYKKIRYKAFTMDGEPVEGLAEGYLARLIQHETDHINGTLYIDYVPREKLLKVEEYRQKRRDAMAAAEREIEK, from the coding sequence ATGACAACAACTTTTTCTAAGGGTGTTTCAGACAAGCCTCTACCAGATTATTGCACTGTTAATCTTGAAAGCGAGCAAAAACCTCCTGTTTTGATTAAGCCATCTCGGAAGTTAACTTTTCCTTTGACACTTGAAGACTTGGATGACATTCGTATCTTAGAAGCAAAGTATGATGCAGAAGAGAATTGTGCGGGGCTTGCAGCTCCTCAAATTGGCATTGACAAGCAAATCATTGTTTTTGCAGCGCCCGAAAATCCAGGCTTAAAGAAGTGGCGACCTGATTTTACACAAACCATGGACAAAACAATTTGGATTAATCCTTCTTACGAATCTGTCGGGGAGGATAAACAAGAAGATTATGAGGCTTGTTTTTCCGTACTTGAGGTGGCAGGGCCCGTAAAACGGTACAAAAAAATTCGCTACAAAGCATTTACAATGGATGGCGAGCCTGTTGAGGGTTTGGCAGAAGGATACCTCGCGAGGCTTATTCAACATGAGACTGACCATATCAATGGAACCCTCTATATCGATTATGTTCCCCGTGAAAAGCTCTTGAAAGTTGAAGAATATCGCCAGAAAAGACGGGATGCGATGGCTGCAGCTGAAAGAGAAATTGAAAAGTGA